The Candidatus Brocadiaceae bacterium genome includes the window GTTTTCTTTTTTAACGTATGGAGTCTCCGTAATCTGTTATCTCTTCGGCATATTCTCAAAAGAAATTGCAATTACCCTGCCACTGGCAATCTTCCTGTATGACCTTCTCCTTACCAAAAAGAGAAATGATATGTATCAGTACCTCCGGTATTATACCGGCTACCTTATCATAATGATTTTTTATCTTTCCGTACGGTTCATACTCCTGCACAACCCCGCGGAAACCCATGTCTCATATCCCGGTGACAGCATCGTCATCAATTTTCTTACCATGTCGAAGGTGCTCGCGCTATATATTACAATCCTTTTTCTTCCCTTTTATCTGTGTGCGGATTACGTCGTGCCGAATACCTCTGCCTTCATGGATGTATCTTTCATCCTTTCTTTTCTTTTTCTTTCCTGTGTCTGGATTATACTGTACAGAATGTTTTTTCTGTCTAAATTTCTGTTTTTTTCCATGGCGTGGTTCCTTATCTGTTTATTGCCGGTATTTAATATTATCCCCATAGAAAATATCATGGCGGAGAGATACACCTATCTGCCGGCCATGGGTTTCTGTATGTTCTGTGGTATTTTCATCGTTCGTTATTCTCGTATGTCTGGGTTCTTACCCGGACTACAGAGAAAAAAAATAATTGTCCTGCCAACGCTTATTCTCATCGTTTTCTCGATAATAACATTCAAAAGAAATCAGGTATGGATGGACCAGGCTACTTTGTGGACGAAGACAGCAGAGGCCTCCCCTAATAGTTTCAAAGCCCATAATAATCTGGGAAACATGCACAGGGATGCGGGTAGATTCGATATCGCAATACAGGAATTTCAACTCGCATTGTCGCTTTATGACAACTACATTGATGCGCACAACAACCTTGGTGTTGCTTACCGGAAAAAAGGTATGTTGAAAGAGTCCCTGTCTGAATACAAAAAGGCCCTGCAGCTCGACCCTCGCTACCCCATCGCCCACAATAATCTCGGTGTATTATATGCAAAATTGAACTATCTGGACCAGGCCATCAGGGAATTTCAATACGCAATTTTACAGAAGCCTGACTACTCTGATGCCCATAACAATCTTGGCGCAACATATATCAAGATCGGAGAATATGAAAACGCGATTGAAGAATTCCAGGAGGCAGTCAAATATAATAACCGCTATGTTGATTCCTATTATAATATGGGCGCTGCCTACTTCAACAGCAAGCAACGGGATAAGGCACTGGAACTTGTGACCATTGTTTTATCCATGAACCCGGACCATCATGATGCGCGGGAGTTGCTGAATATGATTCATGAACAGAAGGGATTGGAAAATGAAGGGCAAAAACGATGAGGCATTTTTCCTGAAAGGGAGAAAATTTACTTTAAGGAGTTCCTGCGAGGACGAAACAATAACTATAGGGGAACGGGTGGGAATGTTATTAGAGCCGGGAAATGTTATTGCCCTGATAGGCGAATTAGGAGCAGGGAAGACTACCATGGTAAAAGGCATTGTTCAGGGGCTTGGCATACAGGACAGAAGGCAGGTAAAAAGCCCCACATTTTCTCTGGTATATGAATATAACGGACGCATGCCGATTTATCATTTCGATGCTTACAGATTGAAGGATGCGGCGGAGATGTTTCAGATTGGCAGCGATGAAATGGTTTTCGGGCATGGAGTGTCCATTGTGGAGTGGGCGGACAACGTGCGGGAGTGTCTTCCCGAAGAATATCTGCAAATAACCTTAACGGCTCTTTCTCGAACGGAGAGAAGCATAGAGGTATGTATCCGTGGCAAATGTTACGATAAAATAGCCGCGCTTGCAGGAGACCCGTAGGTCCTTTTACAAAATGCGGGTCGGTTGTATATCCGCGCATAAGGTTAGACCTGTTTTTCGGTTTTCCCCAGGTCTGTTATTCATAAGTATTTCATCTGGCACAGGTAACACTCGTGCTGTTCGCTATCTATCTCCTTCTGCATCATCAACCCTTTTCGTCGTATACACAGTCACCCTGTTTCTTCCTTTGTTTTTTGACTCTAACAAAGCCTTATCTGCAAAACGTATCAGATCATCTTTTTCGTAATTATCCAGGTCTGGTTTTATTTCTGCTACGCCAAAACTTGCGGTAACGTTGAATTTCCTGTCATTGATAAGGAAGGTATATTCTTCAATTTTTGCGCGTATCCTTTCTGCAAGAGTCTTCGCCGCCTCTTTTGTTATTTCAGTGAGAACAATTGCAAATTCCTCACCACCATACCGGGCAAGTATTTCATAATCACGAAGATGTTTCTTTACAAGGGTGCATATTTCTTTAAGAATTACATCTCCAACCTGATGTCCGTATGTGTCATTAACACCTTTGAAATAATCAATATCGAGAAAAATCAAACTGACAACTTCTTTTTTCCGGAGAGCTCTTTTCACCTCTTTTTCAAGGAAGGTTTGTAAAAAACGATAATTATATACACCGGTCATCGCATCAATGTTGACAAGCTTATCAAGTTCTTTATTTTTTTCGTCCAGTTCCTTATTCATTTGTTCATATGTTATGTTTATTCTGCCAAGGGCGGCGTTGGCTTCAAGCAATATGTCCTCAATAGGTCTGGGTTTCTCAATTTTAACATCAAAGGAATTTGCAAATTGTTCTATTTCAGTATCTACTTGTTTCAGGATTTTTAAAATAGTTTCGTCGTTTATTTTTAGTAATGCTTTGGATTTTTCACAGAATTTCTTGTGAAATTCGAGGGGGTCTTCAGAATGGATAATATTTGCAATAAGTCCTGACAAATGAACAATATGGATAATGAATTTAATGTTCTCGCTTTCACCATCATATCTTTCGGGATGATGATGATACTTTATCGAGGCCAGGAATACGTTGGGAAAACACCAGTTTTTTGCTACTTCATACCCTACAAGAGTATGGTCAACCCCAATGAATTGTTGTTCCAGAGCAATAAGATTATTTTTCTTTTGAGAGAGACTTTTTATCACCTGTGCATATTGTTTTGGAAAAGTGTTCGCAAGAAGCAGCTCGCCGATATCTTGTAAAAGCGCGGCAAGAAAAATCTCTTCCGAATCAACGATAGGTATTACTTCCATGATAAGTTTTGCCGCACTGGAAGCGGCAAGAGACTTTTCCAGAAATTTTTTATGATTGAATGCGCTCGTTGTATCACCGGACTGCATTGAAAGAAAGGAAGAGGAAAGAACAAGATTTTGAGTTGCGTTTAACCCTATTCTCGACACAGCTTGTAGGATTGTACGAATTCTAAAGGGAAAACCATATAATGCGGAATTTGCGGTTTTCAGGATTTTGGCTGAAATAGAAGCATCTGTTGAGATCAGCTCTGCAACTTCATGAGTGCTTATATCTTCTTTTGAAGAAAGGGAAAGCACTTTTGTGGCAACATCCGGCAACGTAGGAATTGAAGGTGAATTCGCTATTATTTCTAAAATCTCATCAATTGTCATGGCTTAAAAACTTATCTCTTAAGTGTTCCATGGGGGAAAGAACAAAAAGCCTAGCTAAAATACTTTGAGTGTATATGTCATACGGTAGAGAAAACTTCGACCGAGGCAATATTTTATCCTCACCAAAAGAAAAAAATGTCAGTAAAAATATTTTATGCATATGAATTGAGTAAGGGGCTGCACGTGTTCTTAATACATCAACCACTTCACATGAAAGCAAATAGGTCACCATGAAAGGCTATTGTAGCAAATAATTTGTAAATAACCATAATAAAACAGGTTGTTGGTTCAAGAGAAAGTGCCCGATTTAAAATCGTGGTAAAAAAGTGTGCCATGACACACATGTGTGACGGCACACATGTGTGTCATGGCACACTTTTTTACCTTTTGATAGAGTTGCTTGATCTCTTCTGCCACAACAAAAATATTTATGAAAATATTTTCTCTTTCCCATTTTAAAATAATAGGGTAAAAACATTATTTTCCCCCCTTTCTCCTGACTTTCTGTTCCCTTCTTTCTCCAATATTTTGAAATTTTCTGTCTTTTTATGCCTTTTTACGCTACGATATTCATCCATTTATTTTCAGGGAGTACATTGCATGGTATTTTTTCCGGGAGTAATGAAGATGTATCGAGAAAAGATTAAGGTTTTGGATTGTAGCGTAAGGGATGGCGGCCTGATCAATAATTATCACTTTACGGATGATTTTGTGAAAGCGATATATCGTGCTGCTTGTGATTCCGGTGTTGACATCATGGAGATCGGCAAAAAGCTTTGTGAGGGGGATGAATATACACGGGAAAAATACGGCAAATGGAATTTTTGCGATGAAGACGATATCAAACGGGTAGTAGAGTCCTGTGAGTGTGAAAATCCACCGCTTCTGGCTGTAATGTACGATGTGGGAAGAGTAGATGTTTCCTCAATGCTTCCCGCGGACCAGAGTGTTATCGGGATGGTCCGCACCGCCTGTTACGTTGCTGATATTGATAAGGGACTGGACCTGGTAAAACGCACCAAGGACCTTGGCTATCAAACCACTATCAACATTATGGCCTCTTCCGCAGCAATAGAAACCGACCTGATACAAGCCCTGCAACAGGTTAACGAAGTCCTTGAAGTGGATTACCTTTATCTGGTGGATAGCTACGGGGCATTCTATTCGGAACAAGTTACCGGGTACCTGAAACTTTATAAGGAACATGCCCCCGGCAAGGAATTGGGGTTTCATGCGCACAACAACCAGCAACTGGCCTTTTCAAATACGCAGCAGGCCATTATTGATGGCGTTAATCTGCTTGATGCGACGATAAATGGTATTGGACGCGGGGCCGGCAACTGTAATCTTGAGCTTTTGCTTAATTTTCTGAAGAATCCAAAGTTTGATGTTAAGCCGGTATACAAGGCAATACAGGAACATCTTGTGCCACTGCGCAAGGAGATGGAGTGGGGATTTAATGATATCTACGGAATCAGTGGCCATCTGAATCAACATCCGAGGGCTGCAATGAAACATCGGGCCAATGCTGAAATACGGGACAACTGTTACGATTTTTTGCTGGAATCAACGGAGGACTAAACCGGTTCGATCCTGCCTCTGTTTGTTCCCTTTCACTGAATGCAGTTTAGTTCAATACTGCCTTTATCAATCGTTTGATGGCGGTCTTTTGTCCTGGATCAGAGCCTTGTAGTTGGGTATCCATGAGACAAACTGTTCCCGAGTCGGAGGGTTTGTCATCCAGGAAACATCCGGCTCCGGAATTTCAAAACACTCTAAAACTGTTCGCAAGCGTTCCACTCTGGCAAACTGAGGTTTGCCATTATTACTCGTCCACCGAATTGAACCGGTACGCTGGATATCCTCCGCAAGTCTTAGAGGCTGAACCACATCCTGTCTGAGATATTCAAGGACGGCCTTCTGTTCGCCGGCAGCCCACAGACGGGGGGCTTTTGAACCATCCATATCCGGTATTTCAACGCCGTCAGACAGAGTGACAGACTTCAGTTTGCCTTCCAGTCCTGCGCCGGTCAATGCCTTTTGCAACGAGAGATACCATCCTTTTTCAAATGTCACCAAAAGCATCATATCGATGTGATTGAGGGCAAGCGCGCCACACTCCCGATACAGTTTTGACTCCTGAGCCAGCACATGAAAATCAAATCCGGTTCCATTCCACGCCAGAAGTGAATACCCTTCGTTCACCAAGGATTGAAGATCGTGAACAAGTTCAACGCACTGATCCATACTAAGTTGCGGAAAACCGGACCAGTATTTGACCTCGTCTCTATCACTCAGCGCGACAGCCGCGCAGGTAATCCCAAGCGGCGCAAAATATTCCCATGTATCAAAATTCCCGGGTAAATCCTTTGCAATCTCTATATCAAATGACGCCAATTTCATTTTCACTCTCTCCTCCCTCTTCTTGCATAAAGATTAAAAATACCTGAAAATAGCATCGTGCAAAGCTGGGACGTATTGTAGTTGCAGCTGTTTTAAAAATCAAACAACTATTTATTCTTCCCCTGCCTGTAGTGAAACATTTTTCTTTACGAAATTATTTCTTTCCGGTAATCTTAATATTTTTAGTTTATCATGTTTGAAATTCTGTATCTTGTTTGTTTTTGTTCCTTTCTTAATAACGTCAAGGTATTTCATCCAAATAAGGAGGTCTTTCATGAAAAAGATAACAATACTCATAAGTCTTGTAAGCATACTCAATATCTTAAATTTGATGCATGCTCCTTTTGTTTGTGCAGACGACAACCCATTTGTAACAAAACAACAGACACCAAGCGAAGATAAACATGGAACAGTTATCTTGCCTATCAGACATTTTACGAGAGAAATGGAACATACTGTAACCCAAATTCTTGAAGGCATTCTGGAAGGTAATTTTGAATACATAAAACAAGAGGCGGACCATATTTCAAAGAGTACCAAAAAAGTCATTCAGACATTTTTCCCTCAAGATAACTGGTATTTAAAGGAAAAAGATTTAGGGAGTCAGGAAAGGGCCGAATTAAAAAAAATTTTTAACAGTTATGTAAATCTGATAGAAAGACAAGCTATTTCTTTGAAGGAAGCTGCCGATTCTCAGGATGTTTACAAGACCTTAAGTGCATTTGTTGGAATGGTAAAAAGTACCTGCATAGATTGCCATACAAGATATCGTGAGTAGTATATCTTGGTAAACAAGAAACCAAAAATAAAAAAGGTTACTGTAAACATCTGATTTCTGCATTGTCTTTATCGTGAATCCCTTTACGGATAACCAGGTTTTTCCCCCGGGACATGCCTGAATTATAGGCATCCTGACAACTTCTGGAATAACGGGAAGAGGAGCGTGTCAGCCTGGGATTTCTTTGGCGGTAAAACTCCTTGAGTCGGGGGTCTCCCTTCCAGATCAGTTTTTTAGACCGGTTTTCAGCAACCCGGTAATCAAGCTTATGATAAAAACCTTCCAGAAGGCCATAAATAAAGGATCTTCGATGAATGTTTCCGCGTATATTTTTTTGCCCTTTGTATTCCCTCCATAAAAACTCGGATATGTTCTGGAGGTAATCATACACATATTTCGCCATCTCAACATTTTCCGGTGTGCCGTAAATTTCCAGGATTCTCCCTCTCTGGTCTTTCTGTTGGTCATATCCGAATGTCCATATGGTTTCCACGAAAAAAAATTTACTGATGATGGAGCTAAGTATGGATTTAACGGGATTTCTTCTTCCCACCTCTCCGATTTGCCTATGGATGTAATTCCTTTTTGTTTGCGCGTCCAATAACGACAGGTTGTGTTTCAATAACAGCTCATGCGCCTTGGCCATGGCAGTCTGAGCCTCATATTCGTTAGCGCTTTGGGCCAATGCAAGCAATTTATGGACTTTATCCAGTATCGTGTTATTTTCCGAACGTACCGAGAATCTCTTCTTCCGTTTTTCTACCCAGGTTGTTATATCTCCCGTGGCCGTTGGATCAATGCAATGTTCCAGGCAAACCCTCCTGAATGCTTCTCCATGGGGCATGTCGTCCTTGATTCCCAGCGTTTCTTCCACATACTGGTGGGCCATTTCATGATACAAGACTTCCTGTACATATTCCCAGGCATAGGTCCTGATTAATAGAATGCTGACGGAGAGACAACGGTAATGACCACCCTTCCATCTGCCTAAACTCCCTTTGGCGGAAGAAAGCTCAAGATTCGGAGGACGCATGGAGTCTTTGAAGTAATGATAATTAGCGACTTTCCAATCCTCTTTCAATTGCCTGATCCAGGCGGTTTTTACTCTATTGATCACATCATTCATGGTAAACGTATTTATCATTCAATATCAATAATAGGTCGTGAAAATGTAGCCGTATTTCATGAACTATGCAAGAAATTTTTTTTGTGCCAAAATGTCTGGAGAGCAAGGGCATTAAAAATTTTTCAAATGATTATCAGTTTTTTTTCAATTAATATAAAAGATCTTTATCAAGAGAAACTTATTTGAACAGGGAACAACTTTATCGCACACGGTTAAAAAAGAGTAAAACTATACCTGGGGAATATCCGGCGCTCCCAGAAAAGATAATCGTAACGAGTAATGCAAGCTGTGGCGATACCTGAAAAAACAGTTGAAATTTTGAGTCGTTTTGTTTTAACATTCACATCTGTGAAAAAACAAGTTCTTTTACATTGAAGGATGCTTTTCGGGAATGGCTAAAACTGGCAACAGGATAGAAAAAATCATTGAAAATGTAATGTACGCAAGCAGGTGGTTGCTTGCTCCAATATATCTTGGTTTGAGTTTAATGGTGCTTGCGACAGGCATTAAATTTTACCAGGAGCTTTTTCATGCTGTTCCTTTGATCATTAAAACGAAAGACATTGATATGGTTCTCGTGGCGCTTTCCCTTATTGACTTATCACTTATAGGTGGTTTGATCGTTATGGTTATGTTGAGTGGTTATGAAAATTTTGTCTCGCGTATTGATATAGGCGAAAAAGGAGAAAGATTGTCATGGCTAGGCAAACTTGACGCTGGCTCACTGAAACTAAAAATAGCATCGACCATCGTAGCTATTTCATCTATATACTTGCTTAAAGCTTTCATGAATGCCGATCAGATCAGTGATAATAAATTGATGTGGTATGTAATAATGCATCTTACCTTTGTTCTCTCTGCTGTTGGCATAGGCACAATAGATAAAATGAGCAAGAAATAATTGCGCTACACGGTAAACGCTCTATATCCTCCAGACGAATATTTTTCATTACCCAATTTTAAGAAAGAGACCGTAAAGATATACACGCTTTTTTGGTATAATGATTTTCTACGAAGTGTCATTTTTTTTATGAGCTTTTAATAAAAATAAAGGGGGAATATGTCCGAAATGAATAGAAAGGTTACAACAGTAATTTTTTCCATCATGCTGCTTCTCTTGATTACTGCCAGAGGAATACATGCCAATTCCCTGAAACTTGATGTAAAAGAACATGTTTTCAAGAATGGTTTAACGCTGCTTATGCTGGAAAAACATGAGGTGCCTATTGTCGCCACCCGTATCTATTTCAGGGTTGGATCAGTAAACGAAAGACCAGGAATTACCGGCGTTTCCCACCTGTTTGAGCACATGATGTTCAAAGGAACACAGTTGTTTGGGACGAGGGATTACGCTGCTGAAAAGCCATTGCTTGAGAAAGAGGAAGAGTTGGCAGTGAAAATCTCTGAGGAAACAAAGAAAGGAGAGCATGCCGATAAGGAAAAGGTTGCCTCTCTTGAAAATGAGTTGGGGGAAGTAAGAAAAAAACTCAGGGACTTGGTTGTAAAAGATGAATATTTTTCCTTATATACGCGACATGGTGCGGCGGGGTTGAATGCGGCGACCTCATCAGATGGAACCTATTACATTTGTAATCTGCCGGCAAACAAGCTGGAGCTCTGGGCATTTATGGAATCGGACCGCATGAAAAACCTTGTTCTCAGGGAATTTTACTCCGAGCGCGATGTCGTTATGGAAGAGCGGCGTCTAAGAACGGAAAACAGCCCTTTTGGGGCCTTGATTGAACAACTGAACGCAATAACCTTTATCGCCCATCCCTACCGCTGGCCAACAATTGGCTGGAAATCGGATGTACAGTTTATCACCAAAGAAGAGACAAGGGAATATTTCCAGAAATATTACGCGCCCAATAACGCCATTATCGTAATGGTTGGGGATTTTTATCGCAACGAGGCAATACATCTGATAGAAAAATACTTTGGTGACATTCCCGGTCAAGCGGCCCCTCCAGACGTAAAAACCCTGGAACCGGAACAAATGGGAGAGCGGCGTATTGAAGTCGAGTTTGATTCGAATCCCTATATAGCCATTTCCTATCATACTCCGGGGATCGGACATGCGGACCTCTATGCGCTGGATGTGCTGAGTTCTATCCTTTCAGACGGGAGAACGTCCCGGTTATATACATCATTGATT containing:
- a CDS encoding SprT-like domain-containing protein — encoded protein: MINTFTMNDVINRVKTAWIRQLKEDWKVANYHYFKDSMRPPNLELSSAKGSLGRWKGGHYRCLSVSILLIRTYAWEYVQEVLYHEMAHQYVEETLGIKDDMPHGEAFRRVCLEHCIDPTATGDITTWVEKRKKRFSVRSENNTILDKVHKLLALAQSANEYEAQTAMAKAHELLLKHNLSLLDAQTKRNYIHRQIGEVGRRNPVKSILSSIISKFFFVETIWTFGYDQQKDQRGRILEIYGTPENVEMAKYVYDYLQNISEFLWREYKGQKNIRGNIHRRSFIYGLLEGFYHKLDYRVAENRSKKLIWKGDPRLKEFYRQRNPRLTRSSSRYSRSCQDAYNSGMSRGKNLVIRKGIHDKDNAEIRCLQ
- a CDS encoding TIGR00645 family protein, producing MAKTGNRIEKIIENVMYASRWLLAPIYLGLSLMVLATGIKFYQELFHAVPLIIKTKDIDMVLVALSLIDLSLIGGLIVMVMLSGYENFVSRIDIGEKGERLSWLGKLDAGSLKLKIASTIVAISSIYLLKAFMNADQISDNKLMWYVIMHLTFVLSAVGIGTIDKMSKK
- a CDS encoding aldolase catalytic domain-containing protein, producing the protein MVFFPGVMKMYREKIKVLDCSVRDGGLINNYHFTDDFVKAIYRAACDSGVDIMEIGKKLCEGDEYTREKYGKWNFCDEDDIKRVVESCECENPPLLAVMYDVGRVDVSSMLPADQSVIGMVRTACYVADIDKGLDLVKRTKDLGYQTTINIMASSAAIETDLIQALQQVNEVLEVDYLYLVDSYGAFYSEQVTGYLKLYKEHAPGKELGFHAHNNQQLAFSNTQQAIIDGVNLLDATINGIGRGAGNCNLELLLNFLKNPKFDVKPVYKAIQEHLVPLRKEMEWGFNDIYGISGHLNQHPRAAMKHRANAEIRDNCYDFLLESTED
- a CDS encoding ribonuclease H-like domain-containing protein, with amino-acid sequence MKLASFDIEIAKDLPGNFDTWEYFAPLGITCAAVALSDRDEVKYWSGFPQLSMDQCVELVHDLQSLVNEGYSLLAWNGTGFDFHVLAQESKLYRECGALALNHIDMMLLVTFEKGWYLSLQKALTGAGLEGKLKSVTLSDGVEIPDMDGSKAPRLWAAGEQKAVLEYLRQDVVQPLRLAEDIQRTGSIRWTSNNGKPQFARVERLRTVLECFEIPEPDVSWMTNPPTREQFVSWIPNYKALIQDKRPPSND
- the tsaE gene encoding tRNA (adenosine(37)-N6)-threonylcarbamoyltransferase complex ATPase subunit type 1 TsaE, whose translation is MKGKNDEAFFLKGRKFTLRSSCEDETITIGERVGMLLEPGNVIALIGELGAGKTTMVKGIVQGLGIQDRRQVKSPTFSLVYEYNGRMPIYHFDAYRLKDAAEMFQIGSDEMVFGHGVSIVEWADNVRECLPEEYLQITLTALSRTERSIEVCIRGKCYDKIAALAGDP
- a CDS encoding cytochrome c; the protein is MKKITILISLVSILNILNLMHAPFVCADDNPFVTKQQTPSEDKHGTVILPIRHFTREMEHTVTQILEGILEGNFEYIKQEADHISKSTKKVIQTFFPQDNWYLKEKDLGSQERAELKKIFNSYVNLIERQAISLKEAADSQDVYKTLSAFVGMVKSTCIDCHTRYRE
- a CDS encoding insulinase family protein → MNRKVTTVIFSIMLLLLITARGIHANSLKLDVKEHVFKNGLTLLMLEKHEVPIVATRIYFRVGSVNERPGITGVSHLFEHMMFKGTQLFGTRDYAAEKPLLEKEEELAVKISEETKKGEHADKEKVASLENELGEVRKKLRDLVVKDEYFSLYTRHGAAGLNAATSSDGTYYICNLPANKLELWAFMESDRMKNLVLREFYSERDVVMEERRLRTENSPFGALIEQLNAITFIAHPYRWPTIGWKSDVQFITKEETREYFQKYYAPNNAIIVMVGDFYRNEAIHLIEKYFGDIPGQAAPPDVKTLEPEQMGERRIEVEFDSNPYIAISYHTPGIGHADLYALDVLSSILSDGRTSRLYTSLIEDKRIAVMAQAGIGIGKYPETFTFYAIPRAPHTVSEVEAAFYEEVEKLKKEPPSDWELQKIKNQIEASFIRKLNSVSGLASEIGYYELLSDWRYINTYQEKVAQVTANDVVGVANKYLKKKNRTVALLVKKEIEEVAQ
- a CDS encoding GGDEF domain-containing protein; the protein is MTIDEILEIIANSPSIPTLPDVATKVLSLSSKEDISTHEVAELISTDASISAKILKTANSALYGFPFRIRTILQAVSRIGLNATQNLVLSSSFLSMQSGDTTSAFNHKKFLEKSLAASSAAKLIMEVIPIVDSEEIFLAALLQDIGELLLANTFPKQYAQVIKSLSQKKNNLIALEQQFIGVDHTLVGYEVAKNWCFPNVFLASIKYHHHPERYDGESENIKFIIHIVHLSGLIANIIHSEDPLEFHKKFCEKSKALLKINDETILKILKQVDTEIEQFANSFDVKIEKPRPIEDILLEANAALGRINITYEQMNKELDEKNKELDKLVNIDAMTGVYNYRFLQTFLEKEVKRALRKKEVVSLIFLDIDYFKGVNDTYGHQVGDVILKEICTLVKKHLRDYEILARYGGEEFAIVLTEITKEAAKTLAERIRAKIEEYTFLINDRKFNVTASFGVAEIKPDLDNYEKDDLIRFADKALLESKNKGRNRVTVYTTKRVDDAEGDR
- a CDS encoding tetratricopeptide repeat protein → MIYKNSKIIAYRNPYIFVVVIVCLSFTVYGNSLLNQFAYDDEFTIVNNHFIKTWNNVALLFTNDYFKFSGELSYRPFVTLSYFIDYTLWGLNPFGFHLTNVFLHTTNTVLFFFLLMRLFHDRIVSFVAALIFSCHPILTETVNAVSYREDLLASTFFLVAFLFHAKTRKRFSFLTYGVSVICYLFGIFSKEIAITLPLAIFLYDLLLTKKRNDMYQYLRYYTGYLIIMIFYLSVRFILLHNPAETHVSYPGDSIVINFLTMSKVLALYITILFLPFYLCADYVVPNTSAFMDVSFILSFLFLSCVWIILYRMFFLSKFLFFSMAWFLICLLPVFNIIPIENIMAERYTYLPAMGFCMFCGIFIVRYSRMSGFLPGLQRKKIIVLPTLILIVFSIITFKRNQVWMDQATLWTKTAEASPNSFKAHNNLGNMHRDAGRFDIAIQEFQLALSLYDNYIDAHNNLGVAYRKKGMLKESLSEYKKALQLDPRYPIAHNNLGVLYAKLNYLDQAIREFQYAILQKPDYSDAHNNLGATYIKIGEYENAIEEFQEAVKYNNRYVDSYYNMGAAYFNSKQRDKALELVTIVLSMNPDHHDARELLNMIHEQKGLENEGQKR